TCGAGCATTACTGTCATCAGGACCCCTTCTGTTGGCTGCGCGGGCAGCCCGGTTACCTTGCCAGGCTCATCCACGTTGGTGACATTCACGCTTGCCTGTCGCCAATCGGCGCTGCTGGCACTGTCAGTGACTGTGATCCTCACGGTGGCTGGGTTGGAGAATTCGTCGTCCTCGAAGTCTGGGGCAGACTTGAAACTGAGCGTGGTGTTCGCACCGGTGGCGTTGCTGAGCTCGAATACCGCATCACTCGACAGCGACCATCGCAGGTTCGCGTTGTTATCCTCATCGTCGGTCGCAGTGTACGTGAACACCACGTCCGTATTCGGACTGCCGCTCTTGATCTCTGGATAATCGAGAATTGCGTCTCCTTCGGCGATTACAGGATCCTCTTCTACGTTAGTGACCGAGATGGTTACGCTCCTGCCGGAGCCGGTTCTTCGAGAGGAATCGGTAGCAGACACCGTGACGGGGTAAGAATCGCGTTGCTCGTGGTTCAAGGCTACTTTGGTAGTTAGAACACCTGTTAACCTATTGAGTTCGAACCAACTGCTGCCACTTGTTAGATTGAAGAGGAAGGTATCGTCCCCATCGGCATCAGTCGCTGAAAAGCTCCCGACCGTAGTACCAACATCGGCTGTCTCAGGCACAGATGTGGCTTCTGGAACGTTGATCGTAGGGGCAGTATTTGTAGCAGTCCCCATTGCAGAAACAGCAGGCACAACTGTATACGCTGAACTAGTAGCAGTCTTAGTGGTTGCACTAAAACCGTCCCTGTACGTTGCTATAGCCGTCAGTGTCCCTGTGGCCGTTGCCGTGTAGTTTGACCTCGTGGCTCCGCTGATGGTTGAGCCACTTAGACTCCACGACCAGGAGATTCCGGAGGGCTTGTCATCGTCAGACAGCGTCGCCGTTATCGAGATTCCAACCCTTGCTTCGGGATGACTCAGGGTGACTGTTCCGGGCTCCTCCACGTTTATGACCTTTACGGTCACAGGCATTTTCACCGTAACTCTATACCCACTATTCCTGATGCTTGAGGACAGGGCCTCATAGTTTTGCACAGATTTGAATGTGAGATCAGCGGTAGCGCCGGTCTCATCTATATCGAAGACGTTTCTGTGGGTCCCTGTTAGCGACCAAGTCAAGGTCGCGTTGTCATCCTCATCATCGGCACCCGTGAACGTTGCCACTGCAGTTGCAGTGGAGGTGTTCTCATCCTGTACTGGTCCATCATCACCCGAGATCGTCGGATCCTCGTCCACGTCGGTGACTCTGATAGTCACCGTAGTTGTTCCTGTTAGATTTACAGGATCGGTGGCGGTAACTTCTACCTCGTACGAGTCGTCTGTGTTGGTGTCGTGCTCAAAGTCCATAATCGGGTTGTCAGCAGCAGCTAGTTTGAGCTGCCCCGTTGAGCTGTCTATGTCGAACAGGCTCTCGTTTTCTGGTCAACACCTCCTGCGAGCCGTCCTCGCCGATGTCCGC
This sequence is a window from Dehalococcoidia bacterium. Protein-coding genes within it:
- a CDS encoding cadherin repeat domain-containing protein, translating into MDFEHDTNTDDSYEVEVTATDPVNLTGTTTVTIRVTDVDEDPTISGDDGPVQDENTSTATAVATFTGADDEDDNATLTWSLTGTHRNVFDIDETGATADLTFKSVQNYEALSSSIRNSGYRVTVKMPVTVKVINVEEPGTVTLSHPEARVGISITATLSDDDKPSGISWSWSLSGSTISGATRSNYTATATGTLTAIATYRDGFSATTKTATSSAYTVVPAVSAMGTATNTAPTINVPEATSVPETADVGTTVGSFSATDADGDDTFLFNLTSGSSWFELNRLTGVLTTKVALNHEQRDSYPVTVSATDSSRRTGSGRSVTISVTNVEEDPVIAEGDAILDYPEIKSGSPNTDVVFTYTATDDEDNNANLRWSLSSDAVFELSNATGANTTLSFKSAPDFEDDEFSNPATVRITVTDSASSADWRQASVNVTNVDEPGKVTGLPAQPTEGVLMTVML